AGCACTAATGATGTGGGTCGCTTAACCAATGGACGTGTATTGTATACCCTATTCTGCAACGAAGCAGGTGGGATCGTTGACGACCTTCTCGTCTATCGGTACGTCGATAATCACTATATGCTGGTCGTCAATGCAGCCAACATCGAAAAAGATCGAATGTGGGTAGAAAGCCACAACGACACCGAGGCAGAAGTCAGAGACGTGAGCGAAGACACAGCCCTCATTGCGCTACAGGGTCCAAAGTCAATCGACATCCTAAAACCGTTGGTTCCCGAACAAGAGATTTCTGAAATTCGGTATTTTCGATTTACGCGCAACGAGGTAGCAGGCATCCCAACCACGATTTCGCGGACGGGCTATACCGGAGAAGCCGGTTTTGAGCTATACGTTTCGGCTGAAAACGCAGAACGTCTGTGGAATGCTCTTTACCCTGAGGTGATAGCCGCTGAGGGACAACCGGTGGGACTCGGTGCTCGCGATACGCTGCGACTTGAAGCTGGTCTACGGCTCTACGGCATGGATATGGACGATGACACCAACCCGTTTGAAGCTGGACTTGGTAAGTTTGTCAAATCCAAGAACCGACAATTCGTCGGCAAGCGTGCGCTTAGCACCAAGAAAAAAAAGGGAAACCTTGCGAAACAGATGGTAGGTTTTCAGATGCTTGACCGGGCAGTGGCACGTTCAGGTTACGCCGTTTATCAAGCAGGTGAACACATCGGGAACGTGACGAGCGGTGCCCCCTCACCGACTCTCAAATGTAGTATCGGTTTCGCTCTTGTAACATCACAAACAATATCTGAAGATGATAAAATCGACATAGAAATCCGTAGTAGGATGCATCCTGCTAAAATTGTAACCGTGCCTTTTATCTAATATCAACACTCAAACGGAGAAAATCATGGATACCATAAACGGTTTTGAATTCAAGCAGAGAAAGTATATGCCAGTCTTTCCAAAAGCAAACGGTAAAACAACTATCTATATTGAAGGCTATCCATGTGAGGACGACGAGCCGATGTCCGCAACCGATTTTCATGGCGAACAGATTAACACGCTCGCCGATCAATTCAAACGATACTTCGCGATCAACGAACTCGTTCATATCACTGTTGACAGTTTTATCTATTATAGTGAAGGCGACATCACAAAATGTGTCGCTCCTGATATTCACATCGTCTTCGGGGTCGCGAAATATCCGTTACGCCGTAGTTTCTATACGTGGGCAGAAGGCGCAGCACCCGTTGCTGTCTTTGAGTTCCTCTCTGACGCGACAGCACGTCAAGATCGGACTGAAAAAGTCGGCGTGTATCTCAATGATATAGGTGTCCAGGAGTATTTTATACATCAACCGGAGCTGAAGAAACCTGCAGAGCTTCGCGGGTGGCGGCAGGATCCGTCAGGCGGTATTGTTGAAATGGAACCGGATGCAGAAGGTGGTCTGTTCAGCGAAGCGTTAAATCTCTACTTTCGCTGGGAGGAACAACATCACACCCATGTTAGGTTGTTACGTCCGTATCTGCCAGATGGCACGCCGATTACAACATCTCTGGAGGAGCAGCACCTCAAAGAGGCGGCAGAAACAC
Above is a window of Candidatus Poribacteria bacterium DNA encoding:
- the gcvT gene encoding glycine cleavage system aminomethyltransferase GcvT, which translates into the protein MKQTPLYQIHKTLNAKFTEFGGWEMPLQYSSIVKEHLSVRTTVGLFDLSHMGELEVYGQGANALVQKLSTNDVGRLTNGRVLYTLFCNEAGGIVDDLLVYRYVDNHYMLVVNAANIEKDRMWVESHNDTEAEVRDVSEDTALIALQGPKSIDILKPLVPEQEISEIRYFRFTRNEVAGIPTTISRTGYTGEAGFELYVSAENAERLWNALYPEVIAAEGQPVGLGARDTLRLEAGLRLYGMDMDDDTNPFEAGLGKFVKSKNRQFVGKRALSTKKKKGNLAKQMVGFQMLDRAVARSGYAVYQAGEHIGNVTSGAPSPTLKCSIGFALVTSQTISEDDKIDIEIRSRMHPAKIVTVPFI
- a CDS encoding Uma2 family endonuclease; its protein translation is MDTINGFEFKQRKYMPVFPKANGKTTIYIEGYPCEDDEPMSATDFHGEQINTLADQFKRYFAINELVHITVDSFIYYSEGDITKCVAPDIHIVFGVAKYPLRRSFYTWAEGAAPVAVFEFLSDATARQDRTEKVGVYLNDIGVQEYFIHQPELKKPAELRGWRQDPSGGIVEMEPDAEGGLFSEALNLYFRWEEQHHTHVRLLRPYLPDGTPITTSLEEQHLKEAAETRATEEAQRRQEAEKLAATEAQRRQDAEIELEKLRTQLANLQSQ